The Triticum aestivum cultivar Chinese Spring chromosome 3A, IWGSC CS RefSeq v2.1, whole genome shotgun sequence genome includes a region encoding these proteins:
- the LOC123062798 gene encoding phytolongin Phyl1.2 isoform X1 has translation MISRRSNPSGFVVSRLEAMKEAAAGASEGDGLESSVFFCVAVTSRGKDRLSYFRSSEVGEDAEASRALAALCLDHAPEHHQWHHHTYDGRRTFAVLAADDGRTYLAVAEPTPGSTEVVRFLERVRDTCGSAPRRRLRDEAVSGLVRQFVQTLQAGMSSSAAANSVMLPGDGSWSEHTSDKDEEALPEEGAPRRRPARPSWRRTWWRRHAMAVIGVDVVLCLVLFGVWMAVCHGFSCVQR, from the coding sequence ATGATCTCTCGCCGATCAAACCCGAGCGGCTTCGTCGTCTCAAGACTGGAGGCCATGAAGgaggccgccgccggcgccagCGAAGGTGACGGCCTGGAGTCCAGCGTCTTCTTCTGCGTGGCCGTGACGTCCAGGGGCAAGGACAGGCTATCGTACTTCCGCTCCAGCGAGGTTGGCGAGGACGCGGAGGCGTCCCGTGCGCTGGCGGCGCTCTGCCTCGACCACGCGCCGGAGCACCACCAATGGCACCACCACACCTACGACGGCAGGCGCACGTTCGCGGTCCTTGCAGCTGACGACGGCCGCACGTACCTCGCCGTCGCGGAGCCCACGCCGGGCAGCACCGAGGTCGTCCGCTTCCTGGAGCGCGTCCGTGACACGTGCGGTTCCGCGCCGAGGAGGAGGCTGCGCGACGAAGCAGTGTCCGGCCTTGTGCGGCAGTTCGTGCAAACGCTGCAGGCCGGGATGAGCTCCTCCGCGGCTGCAAACTCGGTGATGCTCCCCGGCGACGGTTCATGGAGCGAGCACACGTCCGACAAGGACGAGGAGGCGCTGCCGGAGGAAGGCGCGCCACGCAGGCGGCCAGCACGGCCCTCCTGGAGGCGCACGTGGTGGCGGCGCCACGCCATGGCCGTGATCGGCGTGGACGTGGTGCTGTGCCTGGTGCTGTTCGGCGTGTGGATGGCGGTGTGCCATGGGTTCAGCTGCGTGCAGCGATGA
- the LOC123062798 gene encoding splicing regulator RBM11 isoform X2, giving the protein MARNPACSVYVGNLDEKVPERVLYEILIQAGHVVDLHIPCDKETGRPKGFAFAEYETEAVAQYAVRLFSGLVRLNGKTLKFALSGQDKPSSNGNNPVMPKLNPIPLPKQPQFVHSSDTLVSHKPAYPVVNGGIPHNGFSQGYHPYNVHPQALPPRPVHGHREFVHGTYGYNSHVYGSVLNASYGGYVVNAVGHGAMRQPIIYPSY; this is encoded by the exons ATGGCGAGGAACCCGGCCTGCAGCGTCTACGTAG GCAACTTGGATGAGAAGGTCCCTGAAAGAGTCTTGTATGAGATTCTTATTCAGGCCGGTCATGTAGTAGACCTACACATACCATGTGACAAAGAAACTGGGCGTCCCAAAGGTTTTGCTTTTGCTGAGTATGAGACAGAGGCAGTTGCTCAGTATGCTGTTAGACTTTTTTCAGGACTTGTTAGGCTTAATGGTAAAACACTTAAATTTGCG CTTTCCGGACAAGACAAGCCGTCATCAAATGGCAATAATCCAGTAATGCCTAAACTCAACCCTATACCATTACCAAAGCAGCCTCAGTTTGTGCATTCTAGTGATACACTTGTGTCGCATAAACCAGCATATCCGGTGGTAAATGGTGGGATTCCACATAATGGTTTTTCACAAGGCTATCATCCTTACAATGTTCACCCTCAAG CATTACCACCTCGACCCGTGCATGGGCACCGAGAGTTTGTCCATGGTACGTATGGTTACAACAGTCATGTATATGGTTCTGTTCTGAATGCTAGCTATGGAGGTTATGTTGTGAATGCTGTTGGTCATGGAGCTATGAGGCAACCAATTATTTACCCATCCTACTAG